From the bacterium genome, the window TCTAATGGACAGGCCCACTTGGTCCAGCAGGCCCGATTCAGGGAGTCTGGTTTCCCGCAAATAACGTAAACATGAAGAACGGGAATTATCACTCCCTGACTTGGCCATCCCCGGTAATGACATATTTATAGGTTGTCAACTCCTCAAGCCCCATCGGACCACGACAGTGAAGCTTGTCGGTACTGATCCCGATTTCCGCTCCCATGCCAAATTCGGAGCCATCTGTGAAGCGGGTGGATGCATTGACATAAACCACGGCGGACCCCACATCATGGGTGAATTCTTTCTGGGCGTCCTCACATTCAGAAATGATGGCATCGGAGTGGTTGGAACCGTATTTATTAATGTGCTCAATTGCCGCCGTCACAGAGGGGACCACTTTGACGGCAAGAATGAGGTCCAGATATTCTGCATACCAGTCCTCCTCTATCGCCGGCTTCATGGTCGGCACGATGGCACGAGCTGCCTCATCACCACGAAGCTCAACGTTCAATTCAACACCAAGCCGTTGGGCAATGATGGGCAGAAACTTCGCCGCAACCGCCTCATGAACCAGGAGTGTTTCCATCGCGTTACACACGCCCGGTCGCTGACACTTGGCATTTTCGCAGATTTTCAAGGCCTTTTCCAAGTCGGCTGTTTCGTCTATGAAGGTATGGCATACCCCTTTGTAGTGTTTGATCACCGGAATACGGGCCTGCTCAACTACGGCACGAATCAGGCTTTCCCCACCACGCGGAATAGCCAGATCCACCATACCCTCCAACTGGACCAATTCCCGAACGGCATCCCGATCAGTAGTCGAGACCCATTGAATCGCATTTTCAGGAAGGCCGGCTTTACTCCCACCCGCTTTTAAAGCCTGCACAATAGCCCCATTGGATTGAATGGACTCTTTCCCCCCCCGCAAAATAACCGCATTGGATGTTTTGAAACACAACCCAGCCGCATCAGAGGTCACATTCGGGCGAGCCTCATAAATGATGGCAATCACTCCAATAGGAACCCTGACTTTGACGATTTCCAAACCGTTCGGACGAATCCACCGACTGATTACCGCGCCTACGGGATCCTTAAGGCCCGCCACTTCACGTAACCCCCTCGCCATGTTATTGATACGGGAATCAGATAGAGAGAGTCGGTCTATCATGGCCGCAGCCATCCCATTGGCCTTGGCGGCCTCCACATCAAGGGCATTCGCCCTTTTAATGGACTCACGTTGAGCTTCAACTTCATCGGCCATAGCCAGTAGAATCGCCGTCTTCTTCCTGGCAGACAGCCTGGCCAACCCTCTGGACGCAATTACTGCTTGTTGGCCCATCGCCACCATTTCTTCATGAAGTCCCATAAATCCTGCCTTCTCAATGCTTACAATGATGCCACCACAAAAGTACCGACGTCCGCCCCTTGCACGACTCGGGTAATGTTACCCAATTTCCGGCCATCAGCAATCACAACATGGCATCCCGCCTGAGCTGCCAGCTTGGCTGCCCGAAGCTTGGAACCCATGCCCCCCTTTGAAAGCGCATTTTTCTGCCCCGTCACCAGCGCCAGGGTGTTCTTGTCAACTTTTTCAAGACAGGGTACCCGCCGGGTTCCCCCATTGGCTCCAGGCGCACGCAATCCATCCACCGTGCTCAAGATGATCAACAGATCGGCACGGATCATACGCACCACCAGAGAGGCCAGGAAATCGTTGTCCCCTAGCTTAATGTCCGCACGAATTTCCTCATCGGCCACAACGTCATTTTCATTCACAATCGGGATAACCTTGTGCCGCAACATGTTCTCGATCGTGCGGCGGGCGTTTGTGAGGCGGATCTTATGATCAAAATCATCGTGTGTAAGTAAAACCTGCCCCACTTTACAGCGTTTTGCCGAAAATAATTTATCGTAGGTTGCCATCAAGCGGCATTGCCCCACGGCTGCCGCCATTTGCAGATCCGGTAATTCGGTTGGCCTCGTTGCCATCCCTAAGGCCTCCATCCCTGCCCCAATGGCGCCGGAGGTCACGAGGACAACCTCGATACCCGCATGGCGAAGTTTCGCCATTTCGTCAACCAAACCCCGGATTCGACGATGTTCCGGTCGGCCTGTTTTCTGAACCAATACACGACTGCCAATCTTTACGACTACCCGTCGCACATCGACAATACTTTGCCTTAATTTCAGGGATTCATTCATTGCCCAAACCCACTCCTTCACTTTACATCATGAACGCATTCAAAACTTATATAACAAATCCGTTATTTCTGTCGAGCCGCCGCCCATTTAAAGAAATTACTCAGAATCTTAAACCCATCGGAATAACCTTCACAGGCCTCCTCCGGATGAAACTGAACGCCATAGAAGGGCTTAGTCCGGTGTCGGAAGGCCTGCACCTGACACGCTTTACTGCTGGCCAATATGATGACCTCGCTCCCAATCCCCTTGATTTCACTGCGATGAAACTGCTGAACCCGGACGATCTTACCTAGCCCATCAAACAGGGGGTCTTTTTGCAATATAGTGACAGGGTACACACCCCACTCTTTGTATTCACCAGGATGGTATTTTGGATTATGATCGGCCTCTTCCTCAGAGAGCAAGTGCATGATTCCCAAAGTGCAGCCGAAGAATTCCGCAGCTAATTGTTGTCCGGCACAAATCCCCAACTGAGGGATTGCTGAGGTCATCACAACCTGCCGATAATTACGAGTTTGTCGCACATCATACTCTTCAAAAGGGGTAGAAGACCCACTGTAGACGATCGCACGGGGGCGGAGCACCGACAACATCTTCAAATTCAATTGCTTATAATGGATCATCAAACAATAATCGCCAGACGTTTCCTCCAAAGTCAATCGCGGGCGCTGCCAGTTCCCGGCCAAATACTTCTCTGCAGTTTCCATGATCACATACAAAATCATAATCGAAATTCTCCCCATTGACACCGTGAAATGAAGTGTAGATTATGCCGTACATGCACCTATTTGACCAGAAATTTGGAAAAGCGATGGCCGCTTCCTGGCTCTATTTAGCCATGTGTCTTCCCTCCTTTGCCGCGGCGCCCCTTTTTGCCCGATTTTCTCCCGATCGTGCCACCATCTATGCAGGCGAAGCCTTTCAGGTAACATTGGCCATCCACATCACAGGGGAAACGCTTGCCCCACAAATTTCAATTGACGCGCTTCCTGCTCCTGACCAATTACAACTCTATCCATTTCAGGAACTTCCTATTGAACACGTTACACTTGAAGGGCTCT encodes:
- a CDS encoding glutamate-5-semialdehyde dehydrogenase — translated: MGLHEEMVAMGQQAVIASRGLARLSARKKTAILLAMADEVEAQRESIKRANALDVEAAKANGMAAAMIDRLSLSDSRINNMARGLREVAGLKDPVGAVISRWIRPNGLEIVKVRVPIGVIAIIYEARPNVTSDAAGLCFKTSNAVILRGGKESIQSNGAIVQALKAGGSKAGLPENAIQWVSTTDRDAVRELVQLEGMVDLAIPRGGESLIRAVVEQARIPVIKHYKGVCHTFIDETADLEKALKICENAKCQRPGVCNAMETLLVHEAVAAKFLPIIAQRLGVELNVELRGDEAARAIVPTMKPAIEEDWYAEYLDLILAVKVVPSVTAAIEHINKYGSNHSDAIISECEDAQKEFTHDVGSAVVYVNASTRFTDGSEFGMGAEIGISTDKLHCRGPMGLEELTTYKYVITGDGQVRE
- the proB gene encoding glutamate 5-kinase; its protein translation is MNESLKLRQSIVDVRRVVVKIGSRVLVQKTGRPEHRRIRGLVDEMAKLRHAGIEVVLVTSGAIGAGMEALGMATRPTELPDLQMAAAVGQCRLMATYDKLFSAKRCKVGQVLLTHDDFDHKIRLTNARRTIENMLRHKVIPIVNENDVVADEEIRADIKLGDNDFLASLVVRMIRADLLIILSTVDGLRAPGANGGTRRVPCLEKVDKNTLALVTGQKNALSKGGMGSKLRAAKLAAQAGCHVVIADGRKLGNITRVVQGADVGTFVVASL
- a CDS encoding gamma-glutamyl-gamma-aminobutyrate hydrolase family protein (Members of this family of hydrolases with an active site Cys residue belong to MEROPS family C26.), whose protein sequence is MILYVIMETAEKYLAGNWQRPRLTLEETSGDYCLMIHYKQLNLKMLSVLRPRAIVYSGSSTPFEEYDVRQTRNYRQVVMTSAIPQLGICAGQQLAAEFFGCTLGIMHLLSEEEADHNPKYHPGEYKEWGVYPVTILQKDPLFDGLGKIVRVQQFHRSEIKGIGSEVIILASSKACQVQAFRHRTKPFYGVQFHPEEACEGYSDGFKILSNFFKWAAARQK